The following proteins come from a genomic window of Crassostrea angulata isolate pt1a10 chromosome 1, ASM2561291v2, whole genome shotgun sequence:
- the LOC128183726 gene encoding N-acetylglucosamine-1-phosphotransferase subunits alpha/beta-like isoform X2 translates to MLKNLRKVIQKRVYDVLSHKYGIFMVIAAAVILIVAALHFGETVLEWSHEKYAAVFNSYSDNIAGRSYRTRLCTPLPIDVVYTWVNGTDPRLLSELRAFKMGMEKELNITKDEKCVFTNCLATSLLVLDPVIPEGTTLEDLSRIRSEFSEATRTFTVQSSTTSSINYTVVEFPHKQQVLSLRNQTLFIGKQNFSMAQGFFTSDWTVHSSILLSDTIIMAGFPSKYSEHELKEKLPENTREGIEKITYDTESGLAVLYVPNKKAFDTLVTVRNISIDGKQPTLNAANLVWDLRDFSRDEDISSSRFEDNDELRYSLRSVEKFAPWVRHVFIVTNGQIPHWLDLENPRVSIVTHEEIFPNKTHLPTFSSPAIEANIHRIPGLSKKFIYMNDDVMFGREVWPEDFYTQATGQRVYLTWPVPSCQEGCPSTWINDGYCDKACNNSECEYDGGDCTGEAAQSGGGGAQWPGYGYNSESEVKYCNKGCATSWLADRYCDTSCNVHNCGYDVGDCGVNNYRDLYEIKIYRNSTYYKVPPGETIVFLNLTDLTGSEGSISSATHNKSEVVRLASVANKFKVITVLLYADHNQTAVYFQLKGHTGNDSNSFNYSFTLLTDTKQKPSKLSLRVSNTTQSNVTTTEKPYIYDIPKHKRGPQKPAKVYKYPTMPQSVNLSSETLPEEFKEELKSIQQQFESGELTEKGFHIKQASLWDRYQKYLQENRQEVFQGRSLLSVIRMQNQPIRKENTLSLVDVDLDNVIRAGSEPERNLPWERLGVFKKLKEEKENQQTKEEYTMSEFRGRQLLDTFGDSLRHVNRLYNKAFGYTARKVPGHMPHMVDKDIMNELHERFPAEFEVTSSNKIRSRNDMQFAFSYFYYLMGVTRNRTAEEIFEELDTDHSGVLSDREIRTLATRMNDLPLDLQMLTNLEEVFINCSLSPNVSTEVPRGQEPEDYYDKRMPQVTWSLFTQCQGVKDKIKKHFPPVNKYRYITDEDSEIAFKMIKTNGSTVVGQLDDVRKNPKKFICLNDNIDHESEDAKTVKAILHDFYESVFPLHSQFELSLEYRNRFIHVDELREWKAYRDWMKLLTHISIILLVLLIVSSYFSDQIEACYKKYCRRRRGSSPPEDSPPLPTLRMVTV, encoded by the exons ATGCTGAAAAACTTAAGAAAAGTAATACAAAAAAGGGTATACGATGTCTTATCACACAAATATGGAATTTTTATGGTTATTGCGGCCGCTGTCATTCTGATTGTTGCAGCTCTTCATTTTGGAGAG ACTGTTCTAGAGTGGAGCCATGAAAAATATGCTGCGGTTTTCAACTCCTACAGTGATAACATTGCTGGCAGGTCATATCGCACCAG GCTGTGTACACCACTGCCCATTGACGTTGTGTACACCTGGGTAAATGGTACGGACCCTAGACTCCTCAGTGAATTAAGGGCATTCAAAATGGGCATGGAGAAAGAACTGAACATCACCAA GGATGAGAAGTGTGTATTCACAAACTGTCTGGCCACGAGCCTGTTGGTTTTGGACCCGGTCATACCCGAGGGAACCACTCTGGAAGATCTGAGCAGAATTAGGTCGGAGTTCTCAGAGGCCACACGGACATTCACTGTCCAATCCAGCACCACCTCCAGCATCAACTACACTGTGGTGGAGTTCCCACACAAACAGcaag TTCTCTCCCTGAGAAATCAGACACTTTTCATTGGAAAGCAAAATTTCTCCATGGCCCAGGGATTTTTT ACCAGCGATTGGACGGTACACAGCAGCATCCTCCTATCTGACACAATCATCATGGCTGGGTTCCCCTCCAAATACTCCGAACACGAACTCAAAGAAAAACTGCCAGAAAATACCAGGGAGGGCATTGAGAAG ATCACCTATGATACAGAATCTGGGCTGGCTGTTTTATACGTACCAAACAAGAAGGCCTTTGATACTCTAGTTACA GTCCGGAACATTTCCATTGATGGTAAACAGCCCACGCTGAACGCTGCCAACCTGGTGTGGGACCTCAGGGAT TTTAGCCGAGATGAGGATATCTCGAGCAGTAGATTTGAAGACAATGATGAGCTGAGATATTCCTTGAGATCGGTGGAGAAGTTTGCCCCCTGGGTGAGACATGTCTTTATTGTGACCAACGGACAGATTCCTCATTGGTTAGATTTGGAAAACCCCAGGGTTTCTATTGTGACTCATGAG GAAATTTTCCCAAACAAGACCCACCTTCCGACTTTCAGTTCTCCGGCCATAGAGGCCAACATCCATCGGATCCCAGGACTGTCCAAGAAGTTCATTTATATGAACGATGACGTTATGTTTGGTAGGGAGGTGTGGCCCGAGGATTTCTACACCCAGGCCACGGGGCAGCGGGTCTACCTGACGTGGCCCGTACCCAGCTGTCAGGAAGGCTGTCCATCCACCTGGATCAATGACGGATACTGTGACAAGGCGTGTAACAACTCGGAGTGCGAGTACGACGGCGGCGACTGTACAG GTGAAGCTGCCCAGTCTGGTGGGGGTGGGGCTCAGTGGCCAGGGTATGGGTACAACTCAGAGAGTGAAGTCA AGTACTGTAACAAAGGCTGTGCCACCTCCTGGCTGGCTGACCGATACTGTGACACT TCTTGCAATGTACACAACTGTGGATATGACGTTGGAGATTGTGGAGTGAATAATTACAGAGATCTGTATGAGATCAAGATATACAGGAACTCTACCTACTATAAAGTCCCACCAG GGGAGACAATTGTCTTTCTAAACCTGACAGACTTGACTGGTTCTGAGGGTTCCATATCATCTGCGACCCACAACAAGTCAGAGGTTGTCCGTCTGGCATCAGTGGCTAACAAGTTCAAGGTCATCACGGTCCTCCTGTACGCCGACCACAACCAAACAGCCGTTTATTTCCAGTTAAAAGGTCACACTGGTAACGACAGTAACTCATTCAAC TACAGCTTCACCCTACTGACAGACACGAAACAGAAGCCATCTAAGCTTTCCCTAAGGGTTAGCAATACCACACAGAGTAATGTGACCACCACAGAGAAACCCTACATCTACGACATCCCAAAACACAAGAG AGGTCCCCAAAAACCAGCCAAAGTATACAAGTATCCCACAATGCCTCAATCTGTCAACCTTAGTTCAGAGACTTTACCCGAGGAATTCAAGGAagaattaaaatcaattcaaCAGCAGTTTGAAAGTG gGGAATTAACTGAAAAAGGGTTCCACATCAAACAAGCTTCCTTGTGGGACAGGTACCAAAAATACCTCCAAGAAAATCGTCAGGAGGTGTTCCAGGGGCGGAGCCTGCTGTCTGTCATCAGGATGCAGaatcagccaatcagaaagGAGAACACTCTCAGTCTGGTAGACGTTGACCTTGACAATGTCATCAGGGCAGGGAGTGAGCCAGAGAGGAATCTCCCCTGGGAACGACTTGGCGTATTCAAGAAATTAAAAGAG GAAAAAGAAAATCAGCAGACCAAGGAAGAGTACACTATGTCAGAGTTCAGAGGTCGTCAGCTCCTTGACACATTTGGAGACTCCTTGCGCCACGTTAACCGGCTGTATAACAAGGCATTCGGATACACAGCTCGGAAGGTCCCTGGTCACATGCCACACATGGTCGACAAGGACATCATGAATGAACTTCATGAGAG GTTTCCTGCCGAGTTTGAGGTGACTTCATCAAACAAGATACGCAGCAGAAACGACATGCAGTTTGCCTTCTCCTACTTCTACTATTTAATGGGCGTCACTAGGAACAGGACGGCAGAGGAGATATTTGAAGAACTCGACACAGATCACTCGGG gGTTCTGTCAGACAGAGAAATCAGGACCCTGGCCACCAGGATGAATGACCTGCCCCTGGATCTACAG ATGTTGACTAATCTTGAAGAGGTGTTCATCAACTGCAGTCTCTCTCCAAATGTCAGTACAGAGGTACCCCGAGGGCAGGAGCCCGAGGACTACTACGACAAGAGAATG CCTCAAGTCACATGGTCTCTATTCACTCAATGTCAAGGAGTCAAGgacaaaataaagaaacattttcCTCCAGTCAACAAATACAG ATATATAACAGATGAAGACAGTGAAATAGCAttcaagatgattaaaacaaaTGGCTCCACAGTGGTGGGACAGCTGGATGATGTACGAAAAAATCCAAA GAAATTCATTTGCCTTAATGACAACATTGATCATGAAAGTGAAGATGCAAAAACT GTAAAAGCCATACTTCACGACTTTTATGAGTCTGTTTTTCCGCTCCACTCTCAGTTTGAGCTTTCTCTAGAATATCGGAATCGTTTTATCCATGTAGATGAGCTGCGAGAGTGGAAGGCGTACAGGGATTGGATGAAGCTTCTGACCCACATCTCTATCATATTACTTGTACTATTAATTGTCTCGTCTTATTTCTCTGATCAA ATTGAGGCATGCTATAAGAAGTACTGCCGGCGGCGGAGGGGGTCCTCTCCCCCCGAGGACTCCCCGCCCCTCCCCACCCTCCGCATGGTCACGGTTTGA
- the LOC128183726 gene encoding N-acetylglucosamine-1-phosphotransferase subunits alpha/beta-like isoform X1 produces MLKNLRKVIQKRVYDVLSHKYGIFMVIAAAVILIVAALHFGETVLEWSHEKYAAVFNSYSDNIAGRSYRTRLCTPLPIDVVYTWVNGTDPRLLSELRAFKMGMEKELNITKSGVTDKDEKCVFTNCLATSLLVLDPVIPEGTTLEDLSRIRSEFSEATRTFTVQSSTTSSINYTVVEFPHKQQVLSLRNQTLFIGKQNFSMAQGFFTSDWTVHSSILLSDTIIMAGFPSKYSEHELKEKLPENTREGIEKITYDTESGLAVLYVPNKKAFDTLVTVRNISIDGKQPTLNAANLVWDLRDFSRDEDISSSRFEDNDELRYSLRSVEKFAPWVRHVFIVTNGQIPHWLDLENPRVSIVTHEEIFPNKTHLPTFSSPAIEANIHRIPGLSKKFIYMNDDVMFGREVWPEDFYTQATGQRVYLTWPVPSCQEGCPSTWINDGYCDKACNNSECEYDGGDCTGEAAQSGGGGAQWPGYGYNSESEVKYCNKGCATSWLADRYCDTSCNVHNCGYDVGDCGVNNYRDLYEIKIYRNSTYYKVPPGETIVFLNLTDLTGSEGSISSATHNKSEVVRLASVANKFKVITVLLYADHNQTAVYFQLKGHTGNDSNSFNYSFTLLTDTKQKPSKLSLRVSNTTQSNVTTTEKPYIYDIPKHKRGPQKPAKVYKYPTMPQSVNLSSETLPEEFKEELKSIQQQFESGELTEKGFHIKQASLWDRYQKYLQENRQEVFQGRSLLSVIRMQNQPIRKENTLSLVDVDLDNVIRAGSEPERNLPWERLGVFKKLKEEKENQQTKEEYTMSEFRGRQLLDTFGDSLRHVNRLYNKAFGYTARKVPGHMPHMVDKDIMNELHERFPAEFEVTSSNKIRSRNDMQFAFSYFYYLMGVTRNRTAEEIFEELDTDHSGVLSDREIRTLATRMNDLPLDLQMLTNLEEVFINCSLSPNVSTEVPRGQEPEDYYDKRMPQVTWSLFTQCQGVKDKIKKHFPPVNKYRYITDEDSEIAFKMIKTNGSTVVGQLDDVRKNPKKFICLNDNIDHESEDAKTVKAILHDFYESVFPLHSQFELSLEYRNRFIHVDELREWKAYRDWMKLLTHISIILLVLLIVSSYFSDQIEACYKKYCRRRRGSSPPEDSPPLPTLRMVTV; encoded by the exons ATGCTGAAAAACTTAAGAAAAGTAATACAAAAAAGGGTATACGATGTCTTATCACACAAATATGGAATTTTTATGGTTATTGCGGCCGCTGTCATTCTGATTGTTGCAGCTCTTCATTTTGGAGAG ACTGTTCTAGAGTGGAGCCATGAAAAATATGCTGCGGTTTTCAACTCCTACAGTGATAACATTGCTGGCAGGTCATATCGCACCAG GCTGTGTACACCACTGCCCATTGACGTTGTGTACACCTGGGTAAATGGTACGGACCCTAGACTCCTCAGTGAATTAAGGGCATTCAAAATGGGCATGGAGAAAGAACTGAACATCACCAA gTCTGGTGTTACAGATAA GGATGAGAAGTGTGTATTCACAAACTGTCTGGCCACGAGCCTGTTGGTTTTGGACCCGGTCATACCCGAGGGAACCACTCTGGAAGATCTGAGCAGAATTAGGTCGGAGTTCTCAGAGGCCACACGGACATTCACTGTCCAATCCAGCACCACCTCCAGCATCAACTACACTGTGGTGGAGTTCCCACACAAACAGcaag TTCTCTCCCTGAGAAATCAGACACTTTTCATTGGAAAGCAAAATTTCTCCATGGCCCAGGGATTTTTT ACCAGCGATTGGACGGTACACAGCAGCATCCTCCTATCTGACACAATCATCATGGCTGGGTTCCCCTCCAAATACTCCGAACACGAACTCAAAGAAAAACTGCCAGAAAATACCAGGGAGGGCATTGAGAAG ATCACCTATGATACAGAATCTGGGCTGGCTGTTTTATACGTACCAAACAAGAAGGCCTTTGATACTCTAGTTACA GTCCGGAACATTTCCATTGATGGTAAACAGCCCACGCTGAACGCTGCCAACCTGGTGTGGGACCTCAGGGAT TTTAGCCGAGATGAGGATATCTCGAGCAGTAGATTTGAAGACAATGATGAGCTGAGATATTCCTTGAGATCGGTGGAGAAGTTTGCCCCCTGGGTGAGACATGTCTTTATTGTGACCAACGGACAGATTCCTCATTGGTTAGATTTGGAAAACCCCAGGGTTTCTATTGTGACTCATGAG GAAATTTTCCCAAACAAGACCCACCTTCCGACTTTCAGTTCTCCGGCCATAGAGGCCAACATCCATCGGATCCCAGGACTGTCCAAGAAGTTCATTTATATGAACGATGACGTTATGTTTGGTAGGGAGGTGTGGCCCGAGGATTTCTACACCCAGGCCACGGGGCAGCGGGTCTACCTGACGTGGCCCGTACCCAGCTGTCAGGAAGGCTGTCCATCCACCTGGATCAATGACGGATACTGTGACAAGGCGTGTAACAACTCGGAGTGCGAGTACGACGGCGGCGACTGTACAG GTGAAGCTGCCCAGTCTGGTGGGGGTGGGGCTCAGTGGCCAGGGTATGGGTACAACTCAGAGAGTGAAGTCA AGTACTGTAACAAAGGCTGTGCCACCTCCTGGCTGGCTGACCGATACTGTGACACT TCTTGCAATGTACACAACTGTGGATATGACGTTGGAGATTGTGGAGTGAATAATTACAGAGATCTGTATGAGATCAAGATATACAGGAACTCTACCTACTATAAAGTCCCACCAG GGGAGACAATTGTCTTTCTAAACCTGACAGACTTGACTGGTTCTGAGGGTTCCATATCATCTGCGACCCACAACAAGTCAGAGGTTGTCCGTCTGGCATCAGTGGCTAACAAGTTCAAGGTCATCACGGTCCTCCTGTACGCCGACCACAACCAAACAGCCGTTTATTTCCAGTTAAAAGGTCACACTGGTAACGACAGTAACTCATTCAAC TACAGCTTCACCCTACTGACAGACACGAAACAGAAGCCATCTAAGCTTTCCCTAAGGGTTAGCAATACCACACAGAGTAATGTGACCACCACAGAGAAACCCTACATCTACGACATCCCAAAACACAAGAG AGGTCCCCAAAAACCAGCCAAAGTATACAAGTATCCCACAATGCCTCAATCTGTCAACCTTAGTTCAGAGACTTTACCCGAGGAATTCAAGGAagaattaaaatcaattcaaCAGCAGTTTGAAAGTG gGGAATTAACTGAAAAAGGGTTCCACATCAAACAAGCTTCCTTGTGGGACAGGTACCAAAAATACCTCCAAGAAAATCGTCAGGAGGTGTTCCAGGGGCGGAGCCTGCTGTCTGTCATCAGGATGCAGaatcagccaatcagaaagGAGAACACTCTCAGTCTGGTAGACGTTGACCTTGACAATGTCATCAGGGCAGGGAGTGAGCCAGAGAGGAATCTCCCCTGGGAACGACTTGGCGTATTCAAGAAATTAAAAGAG GAAAAAGAAAATCAGCAGACCAAGGAAGAGTACACTATGTCAGAGTTCAGAGGTCGTCAGCTCCTTGACACATTTGGAGACTCCTTGCGCCACGTTAACCGGCTGTATAACAAGGCATTCGGATACACAGCTCGGAAGGTCCCTGGTCACATGCCACACATGGTCGACAAGGACATCATGAATGAACTTCATGAGAG GTTTCCTGCCGAGTTTGAGGTGACTTCATCAAACAAGATACGCAGCAGAAACGACATGCAGTTTGCCTTCTCCTACTTCTACTATTTAATGGGCGTCACTAGGAACAGGACGGCAGAGGAGATATTTGAAGAACTCGACACAGATCACTCGGG gGTTCTGTCAGACAGAGAAATCAGGACCCTGGCCACCAGGATGAATGACCTGCCCCTGGATCTACAG ATGTTGACTAATCTTGAAGAGGTGTTCATCAACTGCAGTCTCTCTCCAAATGTCAGTACAGAGGTACCCCGAGGGCAGGAGCCCGAGGACTACTACGACAAGAGAATG CCTCAAGTCACATGGTCTCTATTCACTCAATGTCAAGGAGTCAAGgacaaaataaagaaacattttcCTCCAGTCAACAAATACAG ATATATAACAGATGAAGACAGTGAAATAGCAttcaagatgattaaaacaaaTGGCTCCACAGTGGTGGGACAGCTGGATGATGTACGAAAAAATCCAAA GAAATTCATTTGCCTTAATGACAACATTGATCATGAAAGTGAAGATGCAAAAACT GTAAAAGCCATACTTCACGACTTTTATGAGTCTGTTTTTCCGCTCCACTCTCAGTTTGAGCTTTCTCTAGAATATCGGAATCGTTTTATCCATGTAGATGAGCTGCGAGAGTGGAAGGCGTACAGGGATTGGATGAAGCTTCTGACCCACATCTCTATCATATTACTTGTACTATTAATTGTCTCGTCTTATTTCTCTGATCAA ATTGAGGCATGCTATAAGAAGTACTGCCGGCGGCGGAGGGGGTCCTCTCCCCCCGAGGACTCCCCGCCCCTCCCCACCCTCCGCATGGTCACGGTTTGA